In one window of Isachenkonia alkalipeptolytica DNA:
- the smc gene encoding chromosome segregation protein SMC has protein sequence MHLKRVELKGFKSFASKITMDLETGVTGVVGPNGSGKSNISDGIKWVLGEQSAKTLRGAKMEDVIFSGTEKQKPLGMAEVSLVLDNEDGGIPIDFSEVKVTRRAYRSGENEYLINQSPCRLKDVRELFMDTGIGKDGYSIVGQGKIDEILSHKAEDRRKVIEEAVGIVKYKSRKEEAQRKLKGTEENLQRLSDILKELESRIDPLREQKEKAEKYLVLYETLKEGEVKQILRDIREIDEKTRGLEEEKQRRSEEIRKIKEEMEKGEEEILSLEEQILEYQQNHEEKEKEYYEKKDQIQETEGLRRMNEGEVQHLKDREEELQQRIRQGEERKEEIKTERSQGQREISELQSLLTTLDQDLKGEEDLYGKRQEKNLHRKEDVERIKGEIIGDMNQLSDWKVDLANLASLKKSIDQRKTQIENNLEKDETLREEKEERVKTLEKDFEDRENKEKIRKKEREALEASLNKKERETQKYLQSIQEKDRHLENKKSKIQMLKNLEASKEGFNRSVKEVLQKGKRDQSFARGLYGAVADLIKVPKGYELAIETALGYAMQNLVVKDEAKGKELIEHCKNNKLGRITVLPKTTVTGKNLQPREQKKVQDEPKASVALDIIQYPKELSSVFSSLLGKVVILPDLNLGVPMAKELNHRVKIVTLQGDVMNPGGSMTGGSRQQKSQGLLARKGELKTLQQETLAEEKSLENLRKEAGELQRETRSLEDQRREMDQKIQQIAIEKATLKEQLVQEKQRLEESRREIADRKKELGQLEETEGDYSKEHRILEEKINSLEARLEKNRSHIQVEEKDLLQQLDEIEGLKERIQEMQVRKASIEEQSKALGSKVQALDKEIHRQNRDIEENKEAIEKGHREKENIDQKIEAQTREIEQGKIALEALKKEAKVFKEKEEKALERKKEQEKRHKEQNGSLKGAEEDLYKLEMKATKLEVQRENLHQGLWEKYEMSDAQGREWIASKEGSLTLGQIQSLRKQIKDLGHVNLEAVEEYRETQERFDFLDQQQKDLLEAKKSLNRIIKEMESTMKTQFLQQLKVIKKEFNETFARLFGGGKADLVLEDEEDPLETGITILARPPGKKLQSLSLLSGGERALTAIALLFAILKIKPSPFCVLDEIEAALDESNVYRFAGFLKELAGDTQFIVVTHRKGTMEAADMLYGVTMETEGISKLVSVKMKDYVEDEKAM, from the coding sequence TTGCATCTTAAAAGAGTGGAACTGAAGGGTTTTAAATCCTTCGCAAGCAAAATAACCATGGACTTGGAGACAGGGGTTACCGGGGTGGTAGGCCCCAATGGCAGCGGAAAAAGCAATATTTCCGACGGCATTAAATGGGTGCTGGGTGAGCAGAGTGCTAAAACCCTCCGGGGAGCCAAAATGGAAGATGTGATCTTTTCCGGTACGGAAAAGCAAAAGCCGCTGGGAATGGCAGAGGTTTCCCTGGTATTGGATAACGAAGACGGAGGAATTCCCATCGATTTCTCGGAGGTAAAGGTTACCCGAAGAGCTTATCGATCCGGGGAAAACGAGTACTTAATCAATCAAAGTCCCTGTCGCCTGAAGGATGTCCGGGAACTATTCATGGACACCGGCATTGGAAAGGACGGCTACTCCATTGTAGGCCAGGGAAAAATCGATGAAATCCTCAGCCATAAAGCGGAGGACCGAAGAAAAGTCATTGAAGAAGCGGTAGGCATTGTTAAATATAAAAGCCGTAAAGAAGAAGCTCAGCGGAAGTTAAAGGGCACGGAGGAAAACCTCCAACGGCTGTCGGATATATTAAAGGAACTGGAAAGCCGCATCGATCCTTTGCGGGAGCAAAAAGAAAAGGCAGAGAAATATTTAGTCCTTTATGAAACCCTGAAAGAAGGGGAAGTAAAACAAATTCTAAGAGATATAAGGGAAATTGATGAAAAAACCCGGGGATTGGAAGAGGAAAAACAGAGGCGGAGTGAAGAAATCCGAAAAATAAAAGAAGAAATGGAAAAAGGGGAAGAAGAGATCCTCTCCTTGGAAGAGCAGATTCTGGAGTATCAGCAAAACCATGAAGAAAAAGAAAAGGAATACTACGAAAAAAAGGATCAGATTCAGGAAACAGAAGGTCTCAGAAGAATGAATGAAGGGGAAGTGCAGCACCTGAAAGATCGGGAAGAGGAGTTGCAACAAAGAATCCGTCAGGGAGAAGAACGAAAAGAAGAGATTAAAACAGAACGTAGCCAAGGACAGCGAGAGATCTCGGAGCTGCAATCCTTGTTAACAACCCTGGATCAGGATTTAAAGGGGGAAGAGGATCTCTACGGAAAAAGACAGGAAAAAAATCTTCATCGGAAAGAAGATGTGGAAAGAATTAAGGGAGAGATCATTGGGGATATGAATCAGCTTTCCGATTGGAAGGTGGACCTTGCCAATTTGGCAAGTTTAAAAAAATCCATTGATCAGCGAAAAACCCAGATTGAAAATAATCTTGAAAAAGACGAAACCCTCCGGGAGGAAAAGGAAGAGCGGGTAAAAACCCTGGAAAAGGATTTCGAAGACCGGGAGAATAAGGAAAAAATCCGGAAGAAAGAGCGGGAAGCGCTGGAGGCGTCCCTGAATAAAAAAGAAAGGGAAACACAAAAATATCTGCAAAGCATTCAAGAAAAAGATCGCCATTTGGAAAATAAAAAGTCGAAAATCCAGATGCTGAAGAATCTGGAAGCCTCGAAGGAAGGCTTTAACCGAAGTGTTAAGGAGGTTTTGCAAAAGGGAAAAAGGGATCAAAGTTTTGCCCGGGGTCTATACGGGGCCGTGGCGGATTTGATAAAAGTACCCAAGGGGTATGAGTTGGCTATTGAAACCGCCTTGGGATATGCCATGCAAAACCTGGTGGTAAAAGATGAAGCAAAGGGGAAAGAACTGATCGAGCACTGTAAAAACAATAAACTTGGTCGGATTACCGTGTTGCCTAAAACCACAGTCACGGGAAAAAACCTGCAGCCCCGGGAGCAAAAAAAAGTTCAGGATGAACCGAAAGCTTCGGTTGCCTTAGATATTATTCAGTATCCCAAAGAGTTGAGTTCCGTTTTTTCTTCTTTGCTGGGAAAGGTAGTAATCCTTCCGGATCTGAACCTGGGGGTTCCCATGGCCAAGGAGTTAAATCACCGGGTAAAAATCGTGACCCTGCAAGGGGATGTGATGAACCCCGGAGGGTCCATGACCGGGGGAAGCCGGCAACAAAAAAGTCAGGGGCTGCTGGCCAGAAAAGGGGAACTGAAAACCTTGCAGCAGGAGACCCTGGCCGAGGAAAAATCCCTGGAGAACCTTCGAAAAGAGGCCGGGGAGCTCCAAAGGGAAACCCGGAGTCTTGAGGATCAAAGGCGGGAGATGGATCAAAAAATTCAGCAGATCGCCATTGAAAAGGCTACTTTGAAAGAACAATTGGTGCAAGAAAAACAGCGTTTGGAAGAATCCCGCCGGGAAATCGCCGATCGCAAAAAAGAACTTGGACAGTTGGAGGAGACCGAAGGGGATTATAGTAAAGAACATCGAATCCTGGAGGAAAAAATCAACAGCCTTGAAGCCCGGCTGGAAAAGAACCGATCCCATATTCAAGTGGAGGAAAAGGATTTATTACAGCAACTGGACGAAATTGAAGGCCTGAAAGAACGCATCCAGGAAATGCAGGTTCGAAAAGCCTCCATAGAAGAGCAAAGTAAGGCCTTGGGAAGTAAGGTTCAGGCCCTGGACAAGGAGATTCATCGCCAAAACCGGGACATTGAAGAAAACAAAGAAGCCATTGAAAAGGGCCATCGGGAAAAAGAAAACATTGATCAAAAAATCGAAGCACAGACCCGGGAAATTGAACAGGGTAAAATCGCTTTGGAGGCGCTGAAAAAAGAAGCAAAGGTCTTTAAGGAAAAAGAGGAAAAGGCCCTTGAAAGGAAAAAAGAACAAGAAAAACGCCACAAAGAACAGAACGGGAGCCTTAAGGGAGCCGAAGAGGACTTATATAAATTGGAAATGAAGGCAACCAAGCTTGAGGTTCAAAGAGAAAATCTGCACCAGGGCCTGTGGGAAAAATACGAAATGAGCGATGCCCAGGGAAGGGAGTGGATTGCTTCAAAAGAAGGGAGTCTCACCCTGGGGCAAATCCAGTCCTTAAGAAAGCAAATCAAAGACCTGGGCCATGTAAACCTGGAAGCCGTGGAAGAGTACCGGGAAACCCAAGAGCGCTTTGACTTTTTAGACCAGCAGCAAAAGGACCTCTTAGAAGCAAAAAAGAGCTTGAACCGAATCATCAAAGAGATGGAAAGCACGATGAAGACCCAGTTTCTTCAGCAGCTGAAGGTAATCAAAAAAGAATTCAATGAAACCTTCGCCCGGTTATTTGGAGGCGGCAAAGCGGATCTGGTACTGGAAGACGAGGAGGATCCTCTAGAGACGGGGATCACCATCCTGGCAAGACCCCCGGGGAAAAAGCTTCAAAGCCTCTCTTTGTTATCGGGAGGAGAACGGGCTCTAACCGCCATTGCCTTGCTTTTTGCCATATTAAAGATCAAACCCAGTCCCTTTTGTGTTCTTGATGAAATTGAAGCGGCCCTGGATGAAAGTAATGTATACCGCTTTGCGGGATTTTTAAAAGAGTTGGCCGGGGATACCCAGTTTATTGTGGTAACCCACCGAAAAGGCACCATGGAGGCGGCGGATATGCTCTATGGCGTTACCATGGAAACCGAAGGGATTTCAAAGCTGGTGTCCGTGAAAATGAAAGACTATGTAGAAGATGAAAAAGCCATGTAG
- the rnc gene encoding ribonuclease III, producing MSSLKIGSNRKKKLQKIQREIGYLFNNEKILNQALVHRSYANEFKRDKVYDNERLEFLGDSVLGLVVSNYLFNEYRELTEGELSKYRSNLVCEESLSEIANNLKLGEYLLLGRGEEASGGRKRSSILADALEALIGGIYLDGGMAAAQRFIVLRFFHEDTFERERISKKDYKTTFQEKIQKLGYGEIEYRITREWGPDHDKNFEVKVIAGSQTFEKGSGKTKKEAEQQAAQNSIEKIEQG from the coding sequence ATGTCATCACTGAAAATAGGATCCAATCGAAAGAAAAAACTGCAAAAAATCCAACGGGAAATCGGTTATTTGTTTAATAATGAAAAAATATTGAATCAGGCATTGGTTCACCGATCCTATGCCAATGAATTTAAACGGGATAAGGTTTATGATAATGAACGATTGGAATTTTTAGGGGACTCTGTATTAGGCCTAGTGGTCAGTAATTATTTATTTAATGAATACCGGGAACTGACCGAGGGAGAACTGAGCAAGTATCGTTCCAACCTGGTATGCGAGGAGTCCTTAAGTGAAATCGCAAACAACTTAAAACTGGGAGAATACTTGCTCCTGGGAAGAGGAGAGGAAGCCAGCGGCGGAAGAAAACGTTCTTCGATTTTAGCCGATGCCTTAGAGGCGCTGATCGGAGGAATCTACTTAGACGGAGGGATGGCAGCGGCACAGCGTTTCATCGTGCTGCGTTTTTTCCATGAGGATACCTTTGAGCGGGAGAGGATTTCAAAAAAAGATTATAAAACCACTTTTCAGGAAAAAATACAAAAGCTCGGTTATGGAGAAATAGAGTACCGGATTACTAGGGAATGGGGTCCGGACCATGATAAAAACTTTGAAGTAAAGGTTATCGCAGGGAGTCAAACCTTTGAAAAGGGTAGCGGAAAGACCAAAAAAGAAGCGGAGCAACAGGCGGCCCAAAACAGCATTGAAAAAATCGAACAGGGATAA